A stretch of the Bradyrhizobium arachidis genome encodes the following:
- a CDS encoding SDR family NAD(P)-dependent oxidoreductase — protein MLEASGRVVMISGASRGIGRAVVERLVAGGYRVSAGVRDSRGLVGSDRLMLHRYDAESLPSAEAWVAATIDRFGRLDGLINAAAINPEANLTDPDETALDAMMLINVKAPMRLIRLVLPHLAKSGEGRVINVASMSGKRVRNPNAGYAMSKFALIALTHAVRQYGWDHGIRATAICPSFVATDMTAHVTKWPREKMSDPHDIAELIATVLRLPNTATIAELLVNCRLEDML, from the coding sequence GTGCTTGAAGCATCTGGCCGGGTCGTGATGATCTCCGGCGCCTCGCGCGGCATCGGCCGCGCCGTGGTGGAGCGCCTGGTCGCTGGCGGTTATCGCGTCTCCGCTGGTGTGCGCGATTCCCGCGGACTGGTCGGATCCGACCGGCTGATGCTGCATCGTTACGATGCGGAGTCATTGCCTTCGGCGGAAGCATGGGTTGCGGCGACGATCGATCGTTTCGGCCGGCTCGACGGCCTTATCAATGCTGCCGCAATCAATCCGGAAGCCAATCTCACCGATCCCGACGAGACGGCGCTCGACGCCATGATGCTGATCAACGTCAAGGCGCCGATGCGGCTCATTCGACTTGTGCTGCCGCACCTTGCCAAGAGCGGCGAAGGACGCGTGATCAACGTCGCCTCGATGTCGGGCAAGCGCGTCCGCAATCCCAATGCCGGTTATGCGATGAGCAAGTTTGCGCTCATCGCGCTCACCCATGCCGTGCGGCAATATGGCTGGGACCACGGCATCCGCGCGACTGCGATCTGCCCGAGTTTCGTCGCGACCGACATGACCGCGCATGTCACCAAATGGCCGCGCGAAAAGATGAGCGATCCGCACGACATCGCCGAACTGATCGCGACGGTCCTGCGACTGCCCAACACCGCGACCATCGCCGAACTGCTGGTCAATTGCCGGCTGGAGGACATGCTATGA
- a CDS encoding (2Fe-2S)-binding protein gives MRLQRLAETDRPAVSFMLDGAPVAALEGDSLLTAILAQDGGYLRASEFGDGLRAGFCLMGACQDCWVNVEGGGRVRACTTPIAEGMRVSRRIAQP, from the coding sequence ATGAGATTGCAACGCCTGGCGGAGACGGACCGGCCCGCCGTGTCATTCATGCTCGACGGTGCGCCCGTGGCTGCGCTCGAGGGAGACAGCCTTCTCACAGCCATTCTCGCGCAAGACGGCGGTTACCTGCGCGCGAGCGAATTCGGCGATGGCCTGCGGGCCGGCTTCTGCCTGATGGGGGCATGCCAGGATTGCTGGGTGAACGTCGAGGGGGGCGGCCGCGTGCGCGCCTGCACCACCCCGATAGCCGAGGGCATGCGCGTGTCGCGCAGGATCGCGCAGCCATGA
- a CDS encoding ABC transporter permease, protein MIGFIIRRLLASIPTLLAVLTLVFLLVRVVPGDPAIAILGDRATPETLSALRAELGLDRWIGTQYFEFLGHALRGDLGTSMVTHRAVWTEIAEALPHTIVLTLAAMAIGCLVGIPAGVWAALHRNGTIDVLTRLLSLLGLSFPVFVSGIFLLIVFALQLHLFPVIGNPRPGDWIDGLHKLVLPAITLGIVMAAYVVRVTRSSMLQVLGEDYIRTARAKGVPRRSIIWRHGLSNALIPVVTVVGLYVGILIGNSVLTEIVFNRPGLGKVIVSALTQRDYTMLQGMMVIYCFLIVVVNLITDLSYGLIDPRVKQ, encoded by the coding sequence GTGATTGGCTTCATCATCCGAAGATTGCTGGCGTCGATACCGACACTGCTCGCGGTATTGACGCTCGTCTTTCTGCTGGTGCGCGTGGTTCCGGGCGATCCCGCGATCGCCATCCTGGGCGATCGAGCGACCCCGGAAACGCTCTCGGCCCTGCGCGCCGAACTCGGCCTCGATCGCTGGATCGGTACGCAATATTTCGAGTTCCTCGGTCATGCCTTGCGCGGCGATCTCGGCACCAGCATGGTCACGCATCGTGCAGTCTGGACCGAAATTGCCGAAGCTTTGCCGCACACCATCGTGTTGACGCTGGCGGCCATGGCGATCGGATGCCTGGTCGGCATTCCAGCGGGCGTCTGGGCTGCCCTCCACCGCAATGGCACGATCGACGTCCTGACGCGGCTGCTGTCATTGCTCGGGTTGTCCTTCCCCGTCTTTGTCTCCGGCATTTTTCTGCTCATCGTCTTCGCGTTGCAGCTGCACCTTTTTCCGGTGATCGGCAATCCGCGCCCCGGCGACTGGATCGACGGCCTGCACAAGCTCGTCCTGCCCGCGATAACCCTTGGCATCGTGATGGCGGCTTATGTCGTCCGCGTGACGCGCAGCTCAATGCTTCAGGTACTCGGCGAGGATTACATCCGCACCGCGCGCGCAAAAGGCGTTCCACGGCGCAGCATCATCTGGCGCCACGGCTTGTCCAATGCCCTGATCCCCGTGGTCACCGTGGTGGGCCTCTATGTCGGCATCCTCATCGGCAATTCGGTGCTCACCGAGATCGTCTTCAACCGCCCTGGCCTGGGCAAGGTGATCGTCAGCGCGCTGACCCAGCGCGACTACACCATGTTGCAGGGCATGATGGTGATCTATTGTTTCCTGATCGTCGTCGTGAACCTGATCACCGACCTCAGCTATGGGCTCATCGATCCGAG
- a CDS encoding ABC transporter ATP-binding protein gives MREQVLRVEDLRAEFRIRAEWYPAVDGVSFTLDRNETLALVGESGCGKSVTALSIMGLVPEPQGRVSAGRILLDGTDLRTIDETKFEALRGDRMTMIFQEPMTSLNPVMSIGSQVAEALRVHRGLSRADAEAKAQAVLEEVKIPSAKHRFHDYPHQFSGGMRQRVMIAMALACEPTLLLADEPTTALDVTIQAQVLGLLADLKGRHGMAMLFITHNLGVVAQIADRVAVMYAGQIVEESSVQEIFARPAHPYTRALFSAIPRMDRAAQVLAAIPGRVPPLNDMPTGCRFAPRCPLRRQGCEAPQVLAAAAPRHLARCHIATNTFAKELARA, from the coding sequence ATGCGCGAACAGGTCTTGCGTGTCGAAGATCTCCGAGCCGAATTTCGCATTCGTGCGGAATGGTATCCGGCCGTCGACGGCGTCTCCTTCACGCTCGATCGCAACGAGACGCTCGCTCTGGTCGGCGAATCCGGCTGCGGAAAATCGGTCACCGCACTCTCCATCATGGGTCTCGTGCCAGAGCCGCAAGGTCGCGTATCGGCGGGCCGTATCCTCCTCGACGGAACCGATCTGAGAACGATCGATGAGACGAAGTTCGAAGCTCTGCGCGGCGACCGCATGACGATGATCTTCCAGGAGCCGATGACGAGCCTGAATCCAGTGATGAGCATCGGCTCGCAGGTTGCGGAGGCGCTGCGCGTCCATCGCGGGCTGTCACGAGCGGATGCGGAAGCGAAGGCGCAAGCCGTTCTTGAGGAAGTGAAAATTCCGTCCGCCAAGCACCGCTTCCACGATTATCCGCATCAATTCTCGGGCGGCATGCGCCAACGCGTGATGATCGCGATGGCGCTCGCGTGCGAACCGACGCTGCTGCTCGCCGACGAACCGACGACCGCCCTCGATGTGACCATCCAAGCGCAGGTTCTCGGGCTGCTGGCTGACCTGAAGGGCCGCCACGGCATGGCCATGCTGTTCATCACGCATAATCTCGGCGTCGTCGCTCAGATCGCCGATCGCGTTGCGGTGATGTATGCGGGCCAGATCGTCGAGGAATCGTCCGTGCAGGAGATCTTCGCAAGGCCCGCCCACCCCTATACGCGCGCGCTCTTCTCGGCGATTCCGCGCATGGATCGCGCGGCGCAGGTGCTCGCCGCCATTCCGGGCCGTGTGCCCCCCCTCAACGACATGCCGACGGGATGCCGCTTCGCCCCGCGCTGCCCGTTGCGCCGCCAAGGTTGCGAAGCCCCGCAGGTCCTGGCGGCCGCCGCCCCGCGACACCTCGCCCGCTGTCACATCGCTACCAACACTTTCGCCAAGGAGCTTGCCCGTGCTTGA
- a CDS encoding IclR family transcriptional regulator: MDDVSGVGPSGSLPRAVALLRALAARGGEGMRLTNAAEAAGVTPASAHRLLRMLIDEGLVEQDARNKYYRLGIEFFSLAARAGNPGNLREVCRPALLRLSAALGDTVFLLVRSGYDAVCLDRCEGPVPIRSFTGDIGGKVILGVGQGSMAILAYLPEAEREEVIRFNLPRLLNFGPFDEVFFRNEIERVQESGCAARGTGLLPGMAGVAVAILDRERRPLAAISIGTTVERLNAERLPTVVQVLRREAEALAAKINPFDAALRRPGLHAGSY, encoded by the coding sequence ATGGATGATGTTTCCGGCGTTGGGCCTTCTGGAAGTCTGCCGCGCGCCGTGGCCTTGCTGCGTGCGCTGGCCGCGAGGGGTGGCGAGGGTATGCGGCTGACGAATGCGGCCGAGGCGGCCGGCGTGACTCCGGCTTCGGCGCACAGGTTGCTGCGCATGCTGATCGATGAAGGCTTGGTCGAACAGGATGCGCGCAACAAGTATTATCGGCTCGGCATCGAGTTCTTTTCGCTCGCCGCCCGCGCCGGGAACCCTGGCAATCTGCGCGAGGTTTGCCGCCCTGCGCTGTTGCGGCTGTCGGCGGCGTTGGGCGACACGGTGTTCCTGCTGGTACGCAGCGGATATGATGCGGTCTGCCTCGATCGCTGTGAGGGACCGGTACCGATCCGCTCCTTTACGGGCGATATCGGGGGCAAAGTGATCCTCGGGGTCGGACAGGGTAGCATGGCAATCCTCGCTTACCTGCCGGAGGCGGAACGTGAGGAGGTGATCCGCTTCAACCTGCCGCGTCTCCTCAATTTTGGCCCGTTTGACGAGGTGTTCTTCCGCAACGAAATCGAACGGGTGCAGGAAAGCGGCTGCGCCGCGCGCGGGACGGGGCTCCTGCCGGGTATGGCCGGTGTTGCCGTTGCGATCCTTGACCGCGAGCGGCGGCCGCTCGCCGCGATCAGCATCGGCACCACAGTCGAGCGGCTGAATGCCGAGCGTTTGCCGACTGTGGTCCAGGTGCTGAGGCGCGAGGCCGAGGCGCTGGCGGCGAAGATCAACCCGTTCGATGCTGCCTTGCGCAGGCCGGGGCTACATGCCGGCTCGTATTGA
- a CDS encoding NAD(P)/FAD-dependent oxidoreductase, with amino-acid sequence MSIVIVGAGPAGTRAAEVLVGAGVQPIVIDEAPDNGGRIYQRQPNGFHRTARALYGFEAKKARAIHEAFDKLRTSIDFRPRTLAWNLRPGVIDTICDGKASAMPFAQTILCTGAMDRVIPLPGWTLPGVFTLGGSQISLKAQGCAIGARVAFLGTGPLLYLVAYQYARAGAQVAVVLDTTPFATKAAQAFGLMRGGATFAKGLYYIAWLRAHGIPIFEGVTPLAIGGDGQVESLSWRDMNGNMHEVTADAVAVGFGLKPEAQLADLAGVPFDFDPVQHNWVPRKDRSGQTSVEGVFLAGDGNGIRGADLAEAAGARAAWAVLAARGLAVDARAVAHLDATLGAGATFRAALERAFPFPAKLAADMADDTILCRCEVITAGELRAAAKEALATLPPSEVNRAKALTRVGMGRCQGRVCGAAAAEILATTLSCPIEQVGRLRGQPPVKPIPILPAEAA; translated from the coding sequence ATGAGCATCGTCATCGTCGGCGCCGGTCCGGCCGGCACCCGCGCTGCAGAGGTTCTCGTCGGCGCCGGCGTGCAGCCAATCGTGATCGACGAAGCGCCGGACAATGGCGGTCGCATCTATCAACGCCAGCCAAACGGATTCCACCGCACCGCGCGCGCACTTTACGGCTTCGAGGCCAAGAAGGCGCGCGCCATACACGAGGCCTTCGATAAGCTGCGCACGTCGATCGACTTCCGCCCGCGAACGCTTGCATGGAACTTGCGGCCCGGCGTGATCGACACGATCTGCGACGGCAAGGCGAGCGCAATGCCGTTCGCGCAGACGATCCTTTGCACGGGGGCGATGGATCGGGTGATCCCGCTGCCGGGCTGGACACTGCCAGGGGTCTTCACGTTGGGCGGATCACAGATTTCCTTGAAGGCGCAGGGCTGCGCCATCGGTGCGCGTGTCGCCTTTCTCGGGACCGGTCCCCTGCTCTATCTCGTTGCGTATCAATATGCCCGCGCCGGCGCCCAAGTTGCGGTCGTGCTCGATACGACGCCCTTCGCCACCAAGGCGGCCCAAGCGTTCGGACTGATGCGTGGCGGCGCAACTTTCGCCAAAGGCCTTTATTACATCGCCTGGTTGCGCGCGCACGGCATCCCCATCTTCGAGGGCGTGACGCCGCTCGCGATCGGGGGCGACGGCCAGGTCGAATCGCTGAGCTGGCGTGATATGAACGGTAACATGCACGAGGTGACAGCCGATGCCGTCGCGGTCGGCTTTGGGCTGAAGCCGGAAGCACAGCTCGCTGATCTCGCCGGGGTACCGTTCGACTTCGATCCCGTGCAGCACAATTGGGTGCCGCGCAAGGATCGGAGCGGGCAAACATCCGTCGAAGGCGTGTTCCTTGCTGGCGACGGCAACGGCATTCGGGGGGCCGACCTTGCCGAGGCGGCTGGCGCGCGCGCGGCCTGGGCTGTGCTGGCGGCGCGCGGCCTGGCGGTTGACGCGCGTGCCGTGGCACACCTTGATGCAACGCTGGGAGCCGGCGCCACCTTCCGTGCCGCATTGGAGCGCGCATTTCCATTTCCAGCAAAGCTCGCCGCCGACATGGCCGACGATACGATCCTTTGCCGCTGCGAGGTGATCACCGCGGGCGAATTGCGCGCCGCCGCGAAGGAAGCTCTCGCGACGCTTCCGCCATCGGAGGTCAATCGCGCCAAGGCCCTGACCCGTGTCGGCATGGGACGTTGCCAGGGTCGCGTCTGCGGCGCAGCCGCAGCCGAGATACTGGCAACGACATTGTCCTGCCCGATCGAGCAGGTGGGTCGGCTGCGCGGGCAGCCGCCGGTCAAGCCGATCCCCATCCTTCCCGCGGAGGCCGCATGA
- a CDS encoding ABC transporter substrate-binding protein yields the protein MTLRITLSAALTAATLVTIPASAAPKTDLKVGMAAQDVGQLDPHRAVSTIDRTVVAWIYNGLVRFKPGTMDPKQIEPDLAEKWESSSDKLDWTFHLRHGVKFHGDFGELTADDVVFSLKRASDAKTSAFSADFAAFKTIEATDPYTVHIVLARQVPSLLGLVTNYSGGYIVSRKAVEKYGADFTRNPVGTGPFAFVSDTPNQSLELAAFGGYFRGKPKLEHVSYRYIPSDSSRDLAFQNGEIDLIYGKQDQAWINRIRALPNSVVDVFEPGELANLSLNITAKPLDDLRVRQAIAYAVNRPELVKWQGADTARSGQSVIPAGYLGSSNDVGLVATDVAKAKALLKDAGYPDGVTIKIIHTQLPQMLGSMQVVQAQLRKAGINLDIQVVDHATFHQQIRKDLSPIVYYAAARFPVADIYLTQFFHSASIVGKPTAVTNFSHCDVADKEIDAAKTETDTEKQVALWVEAQKKIVAAVCAVPLAEALQIWAHRTDLDYGYELKASLSLGPLLTEATHFK from the coding sequence ATGACGCTTCGCATCACGCTTAGTGCGGCACTCACCGCCGCCACCCTCGTTACGATACCTGCTTCCGCAGCGCCAAAGACCGATCTGAAAGTCGGCATGGCCGCCCAGGATGTCGGCCAGCTCGATCCTCATCGCGCGGTCAGCACGATCGACCGCACCGTGGTGGCCTGGATATACAACGGCCTCGTGCGCTTCAAGCCGGGGACGATGGATCCCAAGCAGATCGAGCCGGATCTCGCGGAGAAATGGGAATCGAGTTCCGACAAGCTCGACTGGACGTTCCATCTGCGTCACGGCGTCAAGTTTCACGGCGACTTCGGCGAGCTGACCGCCGACGACGTCGTCTTCAGCCTGAAGAGGGCAAGTGACGCCAAGACGTCAGCCTTCTCCGCCGACTTCGCAGCGTTCAAGACCATCGAGGCAACGGATCCCTACACGGTCCACATCGTGCTGGCGCGGCAGGTGCCGAGCCTGCTCGGGCTGGTCACCAACTATTCGGGTGGCTACATCGTCAGCCGCAAGGCAGTTGAGAAGTATGGCGCGGACTTCACGCGCAACCCCGTCGGTACCGGGCCGTTCGCGTTTGTCTCCGACACCCCGAACCAGTCGCTCGAACTTGCAGCCTTCGGCGGCTATTTCAGAGGCAAGCCGAAGCTCGAGCACGTGAGCTATCGCTACATTCCCTCCGATTCCTCTCGCGACCTCGCTTTCCAGAACGGCGAAATCGATCTCATCTACGGCAAGCAGGATCAGGCCTGGATCAACCGCATCCGCGCATTGCCGAACTCGGTCGTCGACGTGTTCGAGCCCGGCGAGCTCGCCAATCTCAGTCTCAATATCACGGCGAAACCGCTCGACGACCTCCGCGTGCGGCAGGCGATCGCCTACGCCGTCAACCGGCCGGAGCTCGTGAAGTGGCAGGGCGCCGACACCGCGCGATCCGGCCAGAGCGTGATTCCGGCGGGCTATCTCGGATCGTCAAATGATGTCGGCCTCGTCGCCACTGACGTCGCCAAGGCCAAGGCGCTGCTCAAAGATGCCGGCTATCCCGACGGCGTGACGATCAAGATCATCCACACGCAGTTGCCGCAAATGCTGGGCAGCATGCAGGTCGTGCAGGCGCAGCTCCGCAAGGCGGGCATCAATCTCGATATCCAGGTCGTCGATCACGCTACCTTCCATCAGCAGATTCGCAAGGATCTGAGCCCGATCGTGTACTACGCGGCGGCGCGCTTTCCCGTGGCGGACATCTACCTGACCCAGTTCTTCCATTCGGCCAGCATCGTCGGAAAGCCGACGGCGGTCACCAATTTCAGCCACTGCGACGTGGCGGACAAGGAGATCGACGCCGCCAAGACCGAGACCGATACCGAGAAGCAGGTTGCGCTCTGGGTCGAGGCCCAGAAGAAGATCGTCGCGGCCGTCTGCGCCGTTCCGCTGGCCGAGGCCTTGCAGATCTGGGCGCACCGCACCGACCTCGACTACGGCTACGAGTTGAAGGCGTCGCTGTCGCTCGGTCCGCTCTTGACGGAAGCGACGCACTTCAAGTGA
- a CDS encoding FAD-binding oxidoreductase, whose protein sequence is MSATATDVLIVGGGGAGCSTALHLAKRGVRCILLERGQIGGQASGVNYGGVRQQGRHPAELPLARRSRDIWARLPELIGTDCEFEVTGHLKLARNEAEEADLIAYLDVAKANGLPLIMIGGNAIHQQYPWLGPDVVAGSFAPDDGAANPRLLSPALARAARDAGADIREFTPVGKLAHDGTQFIVTSGEQEFRARYLVNTAGYWGSAVAKAFGEQVPVSPLNPNMLVTEPLPYFITPNLGVVGGDVYLRQIRRGNVIFGGGRGHSDPDVPSSRPSPEASYVVMAKALQLVPQLAGVQVIRSWTGIDGETPDDIPVIGLSRTTPGLFHAFGFSGHGFQLGPAVGAIMSELVLDGHTDVPLEPFRIDRFAADQSFNQQGQRHDASHHA, encoded by the coding sequence ATGAGCGCGACAGCGACCGACGTATTGATCGTGGGCGGCGGCGGTGCCGGCTGCTCCACGGCCCTGCATCTCGCAAAACGCGGTGTGCGATGCATCCTGCTCGAGCGCGGCCAGATCGGCGGGCAAGCCAGCGGCGTCAACTACGGCGGCGTACGCCAACAGGGCCGACATCCGGCCGAGTTGCCGCTCGCCCGACGCTCCCGCGACATCTGGGCCAGGCTGCCGGAGCTCATCGGCACCGACTGCGAATTCGAGGTGACCGGACACCTGAAGCTGGCGCGCAACGAGGCCGAGGAAGCCGACCTCATCGCCTATCTCGACGTCGCCAAGGCCAACGGACTGCCGCTGATCATGATCGGCGGCAACGCCATCCATCAGCAATATCCGTGGCTCGGCCCTGACGTCGTGGCCGGCTCGTTCGCGCCCGACGATGGCGCCGCGAACCCGCGCCTTTTGAGCCCCGCTCTGGCGCGCGCCGCGCGCGATGCCGGCGCCGATATCCGCGAGTTCACGCCAGTCGGCAAGCTGGCCCATGACGGCACTCAGTTCATCGTGACATCGGGCGAGCAGGAATTTCGCGCCCGCTATCTCGTCAACACGGCCGGCTACTGGGGCAGCGCAGTCGCCAAGGCATTCGGCGAGCAGGTGCCGGTGTCGCCGCTCAATCCCAACATGCTCGTGACCGAGCCTTTGCCCTACTTCATCACGCCCAATCTGGGCGTCGTTGGCGGCGACGTCTACCTGCGTCAAATCCGACGCGGCAACGTGATCTTCGGCGGCGGCCGCGGGCACTCCGATCCGGATGTTCCGTCGTCACGGCCGTCGCCCGAGGCAAGTTATGTCGTCATGGCGAAGGCGCTGCAGCTCGTGCCGCAGCTCGCCGGCGTGCAGGTGATCCGCAGTTGGACGGGCATCGACGGAGAGACGCCGGACGATATTCCGGTCATCGGACTGAGCCGCACCACGCCCGGCCTGTTTCATGCTTTTGGATTCTCCGGTCACGGCTTCCAGCTCGGCCCGGCCGTCGGGGCCATCATGAGCGAGCTCGTCCTCGACGGACACACGGACGTCCCGCTCGAGCCGTTCCGCATCGATCGTTTTGCAGCGGATCAATCATTCAACCAGCAGGGACAGAGACATGACGCTTCGCATCACGCTTAG